In Myxococcota bacterium, a single genomic region encodes these proteins:
- the dut gene encoding dUTP diphosphatase, with the protein MTQPPAPVRVEITRLAGGADLPLPTRATPGAAGFDLHAALPEPCELAPGERQLVPTGFAIAVPPGYEAQVRPRSGLALRHGLVLPNAPGTIDSDYRGELQVILWNAGEDVVRLAHGDRIAQLVIAPVPPAQFVEVERLDDTSRGAGGFGHTGTAPKGANA; encoded by the coding sequence ATGACCCAGCCCCCCGCACCCGTTCGTGTCGAGATCACGCGTCTCGCTGGGGGGGCGGATTTGCCGCTGCCCACCCGGGCGACGCCGGGAGCCGCGGGCTTCGACTTGCACGCGGCCCTGCCCGAACCCTGTGAGCTCGCGCCCGGTGAGCGGCAGCTGGTTCCGACCGGCTTCGCGATCGCGGTCCCGCCCGGCTACGAGGCGCAGGTGCGCCCGCGCAGCGGTCTGGCCCTTCGACACGGACTCGTGTTGCCCAATGCGCCGGGCACGATCGATTCGGACTATCGCGGCGAGCTGCAGGTCATCCTGTGGAACGCGGGAGAGGACGTCGTGCGCCTCGCGCACGGTGACCGGATCGCCCAGCTCGTGATCGCGCCGGTGCCGCCGGCCCAGTTCGTCGAGGTCGAGCGCCTCGACGACACGTCGCGTGGCGCCGGCGGGTTTGGACACACCGGTACTGCGCCGAAGGGAGCGAACGCGTGA
- a CDS encoding CDP-archaeol synthase has protein sequence MTNPVPGAREPVHPLPPTPESAPKKAGLTDLQARLLTASILVPWVLWAIAQGGLWVVGTVMLLTWVAQRELYGLVADKGAQPFAGWGLAAGSALPLVAYIGNEYHATLLMTVSLLVVMIAQLGRQQATEAMANISGTFFGIFYVGWLLSHAVVLREFHGVLVGRYGADTAARLGSLEDCGAFLLSFTLAAVVWSDAGAYFAGRAYGKTKLAPRISPGKTVEGAVGGVVGGTLCALAFKGIFDLWWPELSQILGWWEAALFGVILAVVAIIGDLVESLLKRDAQVKDAGAVLPGMGGVLDRIDAPLLAIPVMYYMMLFSIFLRVG, from the coding sequence GTGACGAATCCCGTGCCCGGAGCCCGCGAGCCCGTCCACCCGCTGCCGCCGACCCCGGAATCCGCGCCGAAGAAGGCCGGACTCACCGATCTGCAGGCGCGGCTGTTGACCGCGTCGATCCTGGTCCCCTGGGTGCTCTGGGCCATCGCCCAGGGCGGCCTCTGGGTGGTTGGAACGGTGATGCTCCTGACCTGGGTCGCCCAGCGCGAGCTCTACGGTCTCGTGGCGGACAAGGGAGCCCAACCCTTCGCCGGCTGGGGGCTCGCTGCGGGAAGTGCGCTGCCGCTGGTTGCCTACATCGGCAACGAATACCACGCGACCCTGCTCATGACGGTGTCGCTGCTCGTCGTGATGATCGCCCAGCTGGGGCGCCAGCAGGCCACCGAGGCGATGGCGAACATCTCGGGCACCTTCTTCGGGATCTTCTACGTGGGCTGGTTGCTCTCCCACGCGGTGGTGCTGCGCGAGTTCCACGGGGTGCTCGTCGGTCGCTACGGCGCCGATACCGCCGCGCGGCTGGGGAGCCTCGAGGACTGCGGCGCCTTCCTCCTCAGCTTCACCCTGGCCGCGGTCGTCTGGAGCGACGCGGGCGCCTATTTCGCGGGGAGGGCCTACGGCAAGACCAAGCTGGCGCCGCGGATCAGCCCGGGGAAGACCGTCGAGGGGGCGGTCGGCGGGGTCGTCGGCGGGACGTTGTGCGCCCTCGCGTTCAAGGGCATCTTCGACCTCTGGTGGCCCGAGTTGTCCCAGATCCTGGGTTGGTGGGAGGCCGCCCTGTTCGGCGTGATCCTCGCAGTGGTCGCGATCATCGGAGATCTCGTCGAATCGCTCTTGAAGCGGGATGCCCAGGTGAAGGACGCCGGAGCCGTCCTGCCGGGCATGGGCGGGGTGCTCGATCGGATCGACGCACCGCTGCTCGCGATCCCGGTGATGTACTACATGATGCTCTTCAGCATCTTCCTACGAGTGGGGTAA